The following are from one region of the Candidatus Schekmanbacteria bacterium genome:
- a CDS encoding cytochrome b/b6 domain-containing protein — MDDNKRDDSFSTEKNKELTTLKETIKEQVLNELREKYGNGFKKDELEKIASRILEDYVEIKDKVLLDYIREEERKKEREKKEKPAEEEKEEFFIRFGLNFRLQHMLLFTSCIVLILTGIPEKFYFTSPAAFFINLVGGMKTITLIHRIGAAGLVCMFLYHCLIYTPFTRQGRSDFIELLPRWKDVTDVIQMIKYFFGKTDEKPKFGRFSYIEKFDYWAVYWGCIIMIGSGFLMWFEVESINLFGKVIVDICKEAHSDEGLLCTLAILIWHFYNVHFNPRVFPMSWVWWNGKISKEDMIEEHPLEYEKIMMKRNKAVKKNE, encoded by the coding sequence ATGGATGATAACAAAAGAGATGACAGTTTCAGCACAGAGAAAAACAAAGAGCTAACTACTCTTAAAGAAACGATAAAAGAGCAGGTTCTAAATGAATTGAGAGAAAAATACGGCAATGGATTCAAAAAGGATGAGCTCGAAAAGATTGCTTCTCGAATCTTAGAGGATTATGTGGAGATAAAGGATAAAGTACTTCTTGATTATATCAGAGAAGAGGAAAGAAAAAAAGAGAGAGAAAAAAAAGAAAAACCTGCGGAAGAAGAAAAGGAAGAATTTTTTATTCGTTTTGGACTAAATTTCAGACTTCAACATATGCTTCTTTTTACAAGTTGTATTGTTCTTATTTTAACAGGAATCCCCGAAAAATTCTATTTTACTTCACCTGCCGCTTTTTTTATCAACCTTGTGGGAGGAATGAAAACGATAACTTTGATACACAGAATAGGCGCTGCAGGCCTTGTATGTATGTTTCTCTATCACTGCCTAATCTATACTCCTTTTACTCGTCAGGGCAGAAGCGATTTCATAGAGCTTTTGCCCCGTTGGAAAGATGTGACTGATGTGATTCAGATGATTAAGTATTTTTTCGGGAAAACAGATGAGAAGCCTAAATTTGGCAGATTCTCTTACATTGAAAAATTCGATTATTGGGCAGTATATTGGGGCTGTATCATAATGATTGGCTCAGGTTTTTTGATGTGGTTTGAGGTTGAATCAATAAATCTCTTTGGGAAGGTAATAGTAGATATATGTAAAGAAGCGCATAGCGATGAAGGATTGTTATGCACTCTTGCAATATTGATTTGGCATTTTTACAATGTTCATTTCAATCCTCGAGTTTTCCCAATGAGTTGGGTGTGGTGGAATGGAAAAATATCAAAAGAAGATATGATTGAAGAGCATCCTCTTGAATATGAAAAGATTATGATGAAAAGAAATAAAGCAGTAAAGAAAAATGAATAG